The Arenibacter algicola region CAATCGTAATATTTGGTTTCTTTTTGGTTTACTAAAAATAGGTGATTACCCCCCTCTTTGCCTGCAATGTCGATGTATTTTCGCATTTCAATATAGCCATCCGTACCCAGAATAAAGGTACGCCCATCTCCCCAAGTGCCTAGTCCCTCCGGTGTAAACCAGTCGATTCTGATGTATCCGGTAGCGTGTGCACTTCTTACGCTCATGTCACCAAAATCCTGGTATACGGGATTGTCGGAGTTCTTAAAATTTCCTATTTGGGAAAAATTGACATCCGCTTGTTTGGAGTTGGTGTAGAATAGAAATTGATCACATTGGTGCGAGCCTATGTCACATAGAATACCTCCTGCTTTTTCGGGGTCGAAAAACCAGTCGGGACGCGATTCGGGTCGCATTCGGTGCGGTCCCAGCCCTATAGTTTGTACCACCTTTCCTATGGCTCCGGCACTGACCAATTCCCCGGCTTTTACAGAGGCCGGATTACCTAAACGTTCACTATACACTATGGAATAAATGCGCTGCGTTTCCTTTTGTACTTTTTTTACTTCCTTCAATTGTTCCAAAGTAAGAATGCCAGGTTTGTCCGCCATAAAATCCTTTCCGGACTGCATTACTCGAATGCCTATCGGAGCCCTTTCTATCGGAATGGCAGCGCTGGCCACCAGCTGGATTGAATTGTCCTCAATAATTTCATTTTCGCTTTTTGCAATTTTTGCCTTGGGGTAGCGCTTGGTGAATTGCTGCAACAATTCGGGCTCCTTGGCATAAACGGCTACCAGACTTCCACCACCGTTGATTAGAGAATCTACCATACCATAAATATGGCCATGGTTTAACCCTATTACGGAAAACCTAATGGATTCTTTGGTGTTGGAAGGCTTATTGGGCTGCAATATAATTTCTTCAGGCCTAGAGGTATTATGTAGGTTGTGGCCAAAAATGTGGGTCGGGACCATAGCGGTGGCGGTTATTCCGGCTAAGGAGGCAAAGGATTGGCCTATAAATTTACGTCTGTTGGATGGCATTTGTTTCGGTTTTTTGTGTTACGTAATATAGCAATAATCTTTCATTTTTGGCAGTAAATGGGAATGCTAATACTCACTGGAATACCCACTTGTTCTTTTTAAGTTGACCATTTAAAATTGTAGAATATAAAGTTTTATAGCTTATTTATACTTTAATTGCATCCAAATCCCTTTGAATTAGACCCTTAATCTACCGCGGAACCCTCTGGCGGCATAATAGGAATCGGCCCCATTGTGATAAACAAAAACATGACCGTACCTATAATCGGCAAACAGTGCCCCTCCAAGTAATCGAATATCGGACGGAGTCTGAATCCAACTAGATGTTTTTGTATCGAACTTCCCCAATTTTTGTAGTTTTCTATAGTCCTCTTCGGTCATTAAATCTACTCCCATGGCCAAGGCCATAGAAATGGCATTGTGTTTGGGTTTGAACTTTTTCCTAGATTCCAGTGCCTCCTGGTCATAGCAGGCACTTCTTCTTCCCGCAGGGCTTTCCGCCGAACAATCAAAAAAGATATATGCACCACTTTCCACATCAAAATCGACCACATCCGGTTCCCCTCCGGTCTTTTCCATTTCGTTTAGGGACCATAATTTTTCAGGATTGTAATTAAATTTATTCTCTATAGCATTCCATTCAAGACCTTTATGCCTATTCATGTTCTGGTTGAATCTGGTTTTTAAAACTTCCAGAATAGCGGCCTGTTCCTTTGTGGTTAATTTAGTTATAATCATAAATGAACTCATTTTTTATTGTCTGTGGCCATATAGGAGTCAGTACTCCTTTTCATCCAGAATAAAATTAACCCATCTATATGAATTAGGGGGAGTTTGTTATAGATTTTCATACGCGTGCTTTTAGCAAAGCCTATCTCCCATAATCGCCCTGAGCATATGAGGCCACAATACTACTGTTCGGTGTTTTGCAGTTCGTGGGAAAGTCGAAAAAATAAATGCATTTGGGCAAGCCATTGTTAAAGTCGATTTGCACCCAACCTTTACTGCTGCTTCCAAAACCTGAATAACTATAATTGGCCTTTACTGATTTAGGCCTCCCTTCACTGTCTTTGGACAGTATGGAAACAGCGGAAATACTTCCCGGGGTATAACGATTGAACGACCAGGTTTTGGATTGGTTGGCTACCAGGTCATCTATCAACTTACTATAATCCTGGGATCCGGTAGGTCCCCCAGATTTTTTCATGGCGGCATATTTGCTGCTGCCCTCCATGCGGATCGAAGGTTTGTTCAGGGCAAAGAGTTTTAGGTTTTCTTCAAATCTTCGAACACCGGCACTATTACAGCTGTTAATCTTAAAAATTTGAAGCATATCATTTTTTAATCCTTTGGCCTGATGCATTAAATCTACTGAATTGCCCATGGCATTTGGGTCCAATATCATGTCCATTGTAGTACGCACGGCATCGGCCTTTTGGATATTTTCAACTTCTATTTTGGCGTTATAAAGGTCTGGGCGAGCAAAAAGACCTGTGCCTACCCATTTATATTCAACACAAACCCTACTAAGCACATCTCCATAGATGTTTTTGGAAACCTCTTCTACGGCACATACCTGTTCCATAATCTCCACCTTGTCATCTGGCAGGTAACTTGGACATTCTCTGCCAAAGGCCCTTAAGTATTGCTCAAAAATCATAAGGAATCGCATGTCCTCACGTTTTAATTCAATATTTTCAAAATGACCCCTAAAGATATAATCGAAAAACTCGGCATTGTACAAGCCATCGGTATTAAATACCAATGATTGCGGGGGGATGCCCCCTTTTTCTGAAGGTTTAGGTGTTGAATGCTTAAAGGAAGAAAAATTAACGAATAGAATACCTAGGAACAAGATCCGTATAAAGTAATTGCTTTTCCACATACACATGTATTGGAACTGTAAATTACAAATTGGATATAGGGTACTTAAATAAAATATACTCCCCTTCATTTGATGTTCCTTCGGATACCGCTACCCATCCCGACTTCAAATAGAAATGGACACCTGATTTATTTTGTTTCAAACATTTTAAGCTAAGGTCAGAATTGCCTTTTTCAATGATTTTGTTCAATAGTAAGGTGCCAATACCTTTACGTTGATAATGCTTGGATATATAAAGATGGTGAAGGAAGCTGTCCTGAAGCCATATGGAAGCAAAACCAACTATTTCTGCTCCCACCTTCGCTACCAAAATGTATTCTCCTTCGGTGTCTTGGTTAAACGAAGATTTGTCTACAGAATCTTTGGGCAACCATGTAAAAGTGGAATTACGAACTTCAAAATAAATTTGTTGGAGCAGTGCTCTATCGTTTTCCTCAAAATCTGATATCTCCACTTTCATACCTATAAGTGGTAATATTTATGTACAGTAGTAGCCATTGGTCCAAGATTATCCAATAGTTTTCAAAGAAGCCGTTTTGTTTTCTTTCTTTAAAAAATAAATCAGGAACAACATAAATGCTGCACTGGATATGGCCAATAGGGTAATGATATTCCAGGTAGACGTATATCCCAAATTCGCCACTAAATTCATTCCGATGCTGTGACCAAAAATATGGGCTATGGAGAAGGAAATGGAGTAATAGGCCATGTATTGGCCTTGGTTTCCTTTTGCGGATCTATTCAGGGCCAAGGAATTGGAGAACGGGAATACGATCATTTCTCCAAAGGACATAAGAACCATTCCAATAACCAGGACTCCTATCCATCCGGTAAGATTGATTACAATGAAGCTCAATGCCGTTAATAGCACCCCGATTAGGATGAGTTTGGACATACTATTTTTACTACTTTCCAACCATTTGATCAATGGCATTTCAAAAATAAAAATAAGAAAGCCGTTCAAGCCTAGGAGCAGGCCGATCTCTGCCTCCGTTAAATGATGCACATCCTTATAAAACAGGGGAAGGGTAGATAACAGTTGAAAGAATGCCAGTCCAAATAATGTCATGCCAATCAAAAGAATCATAAAGGCCTTATCTGTATACGCTTCTGCGGGATTTACCACCTTAACCTGCTCAATAACCTTTGCTTTCCTAGGATTAAGAATTTTCAACAATAACATTCCCGCAATAAAACAAGTAATGCCATCTATCCAAAAAAGTCCCCCATAACTAAGGGTAAAAATAATAAGGCCTCCCAGGGCAGGTCCCGCAGAAAAACCCAAATTAATGGCCAACCTGATCAGGGTTATGGAACGCGTTCTATTTTCTGGTTTGCTATAGGAGCTCAAGGCCACAAACATGGCCGGACGGAACATATCGGCTATGGCCATTAGCATTAAGACTCCAACACAAAAACCAATAAATGTTGTTATGTATTGTAAGAGGATAAACGAAACTCCTGAAGCCAATAGACTTATTACCATAACCTTATAATAGCCTATTCTATCCGTTAACTTTCCTCCCAACCAAGAGCCGATAACTGACCCTAGGCCAAAGAGTGCCATGATCCACCCCACATCCGAAAGGCTGAAGTCCAAACTTTGGGTAAGGTATAGGGAAAGAAATGGTATAACCATGGTACCGGCCCTGTTAATAAGTGTAATAAGTGACAGCCACCACACCTCTTTAGATAGTCCATTAAAGGTGTTAAAATAACTGAATACTAATTTTTTCATTTAAAACATTCATTTTTAATCTCAAAGGTGATACTAGTATATTCCCACATTGGTAATAGATACTGTGTAAATGTTACAGATTATTGTCCCAATATTATACATTTGATTCCTTGTTCATAGCAAACCTTGCATATGAACATGGGTTATATTATCCATTGGATACTACCTTGTCCATAATCATTCTGCAAACAATTATCTCTGACAAAACCAATTGCTTTACTTTTTCAATTCTGAATGGATTGTACCTTCCAAAATATATAGTTTGCATTCACTTTAAAATGAATACAATATTCTTAACATATCCATAGATGAAAATAATAGCTATAGTTGCGCCAAGGACTAGAATTTGTTTCAATATTATCCCTGATATTTCCATGCTTACTTTCCTTCCACCATCGATTTATTGCAGTAGGTGGCTTTCTCAAAATCCCGGATGTTTATGGAAATAATGGGAACTTCGGGAAGCATTGATGTCAATTCAGAAACTATTCTTTTCGATAAATCACTTTTTTCGAGATTGCTTCTTCCTTCCATAATATTGGCAAAAATGTGCATAAAGTCGTTCCTGGTATTGCCTATCGTATAATATTTGAAGGGATTGATCCTTACCTTAATGTCCCCGTCTTCAAAAAGACCGGATGCTTCAGCGGAATCATAAACTCTCTGTATGATTTCGTTTGGAGTCTTTTTGTTTAATATGTTTTCTGAGCAATCAATTACAAAGTGTGGCATACAATTTTTCTTTAGTTAATTTTTGGCAAGTCCAACCTGCTTTATTTGGATGTTGGACTTGCCATACTTTTTTTCAATTCTATTTAGTTATCGTGAGTTCGTTTTACATTTAATTGTCAATAAGTTCTTTATGATAATTTTGTCCGGTCGAGCGTAGTCGAGACCTCAATTAAAAATCGTTATAGTACAATAACCTCTCGACTCCGCCTGCCTTCCGGAGGCAGGCTCGAGGAGACAGTAGTAATTTTTTAATTTGCACTAAATCAATGTCTTGTAATTATTTTTTATGTTGAATTCATGTTAGTTAGGCAGTTTGAAACAATTCTTCCTTGGTTTTTCTAACCTTTTTTCTATTCTGTGTTTTGTCTGAAGCAGATCTATAACCTACTGGGGCTATCACGGCTGCATTAAGTCCTAGCTCATCCAATCCCAGTATTTGATTGTAGGCCTGGTTGTTAAACCCTTCCATGGGACAGGCGTCTATTTTTAGCTCTGCGCAGGCAATTAGTAGGTTGTTCAAGGCCAGATAGGTCTGCTTTTCCGACCAGCTTTTCCGATCTTCAGCGGACATCTTTGCGATACTGGTCTTAATGAATTCCCCATACTCTATTATACCTTCGGACGAATTCCCTAGAGCAGTCATAATTCGTTGTATAAAATCATCTACGTGCCGATCATAGTCAAGGGTGTAATTACAAAAAACGAAGAGCTGGGATGCGTCGGTAATTTGCGATTGGTCCCAAGAGGCTTTTCGCAGTGCTGCCCTGATTTCATCGTTTTCAATGATCAATACCTTATAAAGTTGTAGGCCATAGGACGATACGGAAAGCCTTATTGCTTCTTTTAAATATTCCAGGTCTTGCTCGCTTACTTTTCTTTTTGGGTCGAACATTTTGGTGGCATATCGCCAATTAAGATTGTCTATTAAGTTCATTTTTTTATGTTTTAATGTTTTACAAAATTTTTAAGGAGGAAATCTTCTCGAAATCCAGTTTTTAAATAAAGTCCCTTTGCCATTTGTGAGGCCTGTAGGGTAGCATACATGGCTCCCTGTTGCTTGGCCAAGTTTAGAACATGGTTCAGTAGGTCTGCTGCATATCCCTTTCGTCTATGGTCCGGGACAACACCAATGGAGTGAATACCGGCCAAATTAGGGGTGTCATTAAAAAGAACAGCTGTCCCAATAGATTGGGATCCATGGTACCCAATGAGATAGTCTACCCTGTTCATGGTGAGTACTACCGTTTCCGGGCTGATACAATATCCAAAAGCCTTAAGAAAAAGACTGGACCACAGTGCAGCTGTGCCAGTGTCCGTTACCTTTTGGAAGGATAGTTCACTGGTATGGTAGTGGTTATCCTTCAGCTGTATGGACATGCCGGTCAGTTCATTTTTTAGTATAAAGTTTTGGGACAATAAAAGTTTCTCGGTGACATTGGTTTGCCATACGGGGATGGTGAACCCAGCGATATTGGTTCTATCGAGAATTTCTTCCAATTTCTTTCTGCTCGGAGGCCGATGAAACCATAGTTTATTGGGCCATTCTGATGCTGCCACAGTGCTTATGGCGTAATCATCATCGCTGTAAAATTGGCCATTGGCCCTGCCTGCCAGGCTCCATAGATTAGTTAGATTCCTTATGTTTTCTCTGGTTAAATCCATCACTTTAATATTTTATGAGTATTATTCCCAAGGTCATCACTAACATTCCCATTATTTTTTTAATGGTCATGGGTTCCAAGGGCATTCCAAACCAACCAAAATGCCCTGCTATAGCAGCAAAAATTATTTGACCACTAAGCCCAAAAACTACCGCCGTAGATATCCCAATACGTGGAATGATGTAGTAAAAGAGCGTTACTGCCAAGAAACTTAGAGCGCCTCCCGTAAACCACATATAGGCAGGGATCGATTGTATTTGGTCTGTACTTGGAAGTTCGCGGACGGTCATGAAAACCGCAATTAGCGTAAAACTCGCGCTCATAATCAAGGCTGCTGATGTAGCCAACAAGCTGCTGTTTAGCAGTACCCCAAGCCTAGCGTTTATTCCACCTTGGATTACGACCAAAATACCTACCGAAAACGAAAGCAGTAATAATGATGAATTGTTCATGGCCTTACTCTTTCATGTTCATTGGGATGGCTATGGGCCGCATAGGGGAGGCGCTGGCACCCCTTAATTTCAGGGAGGCTGCAATGAACGCAAATTCATACACCGCGTCTTTGGATAGTTTTTCCAAATATAGCTGCTCTATAAACATTACTCCTTTTTCCGCAAGCAGGTATGTATGCACAGGTACCCAATTGTCTTTCCGTTCTGGCGGAAAGGCCTCAAAACTAAGGTTATCCGCACCTAGGAGCATAATTCCCTTCTCCTCTACCAACCACTTAACGGCATCAAGGCCTATACCTGGATAGTTATCCAAATAGTGCGGGGCATCTTCATAAAACTCGGCTTGGCCCGTCCTGATCAATACAACGTCTCCGGGTTTTAGCTCCATACCCTGTTTCTCTAAGGTGAGCTGAAGGTCCTGGGAAGTGATGCGATAGTTTTTTGGAAGTGGTCCTTTGGCATTCGCTACGTCCAATAGTACCCCCCTGGCAATAATTGGCGGAATGGTTTCTGCTCCGGTCTTCTTCCAGCCCTTGTCCCCAAGGTATTCCTCTGGGGTATATCCATTCCATATTTTACCATCTAGACCAAAGTGGTTCAATGCATCTATATGCGTCCCCATATGGGTGTACATGGAGATGGCGTCCCCGGTATAGCTAACCTTTTTGTTCATTTTCTCTCCTAGACCATTGGGATTGTCCACTATAGTACCATGTGGTGTATGTGTAAGCCAATACTGGTATCCAGGATCTCCCAAGGAATGAAAGCTGGGCATTCCAACAAAGTAATCTACACTAAGGTCGTATGTCTTTCCGGAGGATATTTTGGATAGTACCTCTAGCTTAGAAGCTTCGGTCATCATATTTAGGGTGCCAATTTGATCCTTTGGTCCCCATGGACTTTTGCCCACTGTTTCATGTTGCTGCCCTATAGCCAAAAATTGAAAAAAGAGCAGGATTGCAATAAAAATTTTTGTCCTTTTCATGATTAAAATATTTTGTTGGAGCAAATATCAAAACCATGGGGAACTATTTCATTAAGGTATCTTAAGAACGCTAATAATCCCTTAAATTTTTTCGGATTGTACTTAGGTGTTCAGGAGTGACTCCCAAGTAGGAGGCAAGCATATATTGAGGAATTTGTTGTTCTATGTCCCGGTAACGTCCAATAAACTCAAGGTAACGTTGCTCGGCAGACTGACTCATGTTGTTGATCGTTCTTTCCTGAAGGGCAACATAACCGTTTTGGGTTTTGATACGAAAAAATCGATCCATCATATGGATTTCATCAAAGAGATCATTTAATCTATCCCTATGAATTTGCATCACTGTACTCTGCGTTATGGCCTGAATAAAGAAAGTGGCAGGTTTCTGGGTGAGATAGGCGTACAGGTCGTTGATCCACCATCCATTTATTCCAAATTGAAGAATATGTTCAGCACCCAATTCATCTATACTAAAAAGTTTTACGCATCCTTCGGAAATAAAGCGCATATGATTGGAGTATTCCCCACTTTGAAGTAAAAATTGTTTCTTTTTGAGGGATACGGGCTCAAACGATTTCTGGATCAGCTTGGATTCATCTTCGGTAAGAGGAACCAATTCCTTAATATTTCCAATGAGGTGGTCATACATTATTTACAGATTGGATTATTCTTAATTAGATTTCCGTTTAAAATTCGAAAAAAATCCCGTTAGGAACAAGGTAAGGCCCGTTAATCTTAACTAAAGTCAATATATTTAAATTTTAAAGATAATAGTTTCGCACAAATCATAAAGATGGTACGCATGAAACAAATCGCAAAAATTTCTGGAATAGCCTATTTAATGATTTTTCTTTCAGGTTTTTATGCCAATTTTTCTGTACTTGAAAGTCTAGTGGATATTCATAGCCCTACAGTCACGCTTACAAATTTTGTGAACGGACACTCTCAGTTTGGATACGGTCTGTTAGGATTTGTAGTGATGTTGTTCTTTGATGTTCTACTGGTATGGTCACTTTTCTATTTGACGCAATCGGTCAGTAGGAATTTATCTTTTGTGGCCTCTTTTTTCCGACTAATGCATGCTATTATTTTCGGTATAGCTTTGTCAAAATTGTGGAGGGCATACCAACTCACGGCCGAAGTGGAGAGCGCTATTGACCTGGAACTCGAAGTAATGAATCTTGTGTCGGATTTTGATTTAGTTTGGACCTTGGGATTATTGATTTTTGGCCTGCACTTGATAGTTCTTGGATTTCTTAGTTTGAAATCCACCTTTATCCCAAAAATTATCGGCCTGTTTTTACTACTGGCTGCTATGGGTTATATGTTGGATAGTATAGCAAAATTAGCGTATGAAAATTACCTTGTTTACCGACCCTATTTTGAAATGGGCGTGGTATTGACAGGAGTAATTGGGGAGCTATCATTTACCATATGGCTATTGTTCAAAGGGCTAAAAAAGGAGAAAAATTATAGTACAGGAAAGCAGGTCTCCAGGTAGATTATTTTAATTTTGTGGAATGAAGACATTGGAGCAACAACGACAGGAATGTTCAAAAGGTCCATTTTCTGCAACGCCTCTTTCAGGTTTAGTAGCTTGGTTGTTGGTAGCCTTTTCGGGTATGTTTTTCTCGGATAAAGTTAAGGTTTGGGTGCTCTTTATTGCTACTGGAAGCATTGGATAGGCATAGTACACGCTATAGCAAGAACTGTAAGTATTGTAATTTTGTGGTACCTTTTTCCAGACTTAAGAATTGTAGCCATCCCCTTGGCCATCGTACTTATTCATGTTGTAACCCTTGTTATTTTAAAAAATAGGAGCAAATTGGCATAAATTTTTCAAAGTCAAGGTATTTCAATAAGTTTTATCATCTGCGTTATTGCTGTACGTTTGTTTTTAGGTCGGAGAATAATGCAAATATTAATATTTGTGAAGAAGGAGGAAATTGGAAATAAAATAAAGAAGAAGCCTTGGCCTACCAAAGCGGCAATGGAACAGGTTTATGAAATGAAACTGTGGGGCGGTGATAATTCCGATTATTATTCTGGTGAAGGGTCACATCATCCTGAAATTTTAAATCCATATATAGCTGTTTTAACATCATTCTTGAGTTCTTTTAAAGAACCCCTTTCCGTATGCGATTTAGGTTGCGGGGATTTTAATGTAGGGAAGCAATTGGTAAGGCATACCAAGAAGTACACAGGCATAGATATAGTACCAGGGCTTATAGCACGTAATAGGAAAAAATTTGAGGAAGGAAATTTGGAATTCCAATGTTTGGATATCGCCATGGATGATCTGC contains the following coding sequences:
- a CDS encoding GNAT family N-acetyltransferase, with translation MKVEISDFEENDRALLQQIYFEVRNSTFTWLPKDSVDKSSFNQDTEGEYILVAKVGAEIVGFASIWLQDSFLHHLYISKHYQRKGIGTLLLNKIIEKGNSDLSLKCLKQNKSGVHFYLKSGWVAVSEGTSNEGEYILFKYPISNL
- a CDS encoding MDR family MFS transporter codes for the protein MKKLVFSYFNTFNGLSKEVWWLSLITLINRAGTMVIPFLSLYLTQSLDFSLSDVGWIMALFGLGSVIGSWLGGKLTDRIGYYKVMVISLLASGVSFILLQYITTFIGFCVGVLMLMAIADMFRPAMFVALSSYSKPENRTRSITLIRLAINLGFSAGPALGGLIIFTLSYGGLFWIDGITCFIAGMLLLKILNPRKAKVIEQVKVVNPAEAYTDKAFMILLIGMTLFGLAFFQLLSTLPLFYKDVHHLTEAEIGLLLGLNGFLIFIFEMPLIKWLESSKNSMSKLILIGVLLTALSFIVINLTGWIGVLVIGMVLMSFGEMIVFPFSNSLALNRSAKGNQGQYMAYYSISFSIAHIFGHSIGMNLVANLGYTSTWNIITLLAISSAAFMLFLIYFLKKENKTASLKTIG
- a CDS encoding GNAT family N-acetyltransferase; its protein translation is MDLTRENIRNLTNLWSLAGRANGQFYSDDDYAISTVAASEWPNKLWFHRPPSRKKLEEILDRTNIAGFTIPVWQTNVTEKLLLSQNFILKNELTGMSIQLKDNHYHTSELSFQKVTDTGTAALWSSLFLKAFGYCISPETVVLTMNRVDYLIGYHGSQSIGTAVLFNDTPNLAGIHSIGVVPDHRRKGYAADLLNHVLNLAKQQGAMYATLQASQMAKGLYLKTGFREDFLLKNFVKH
- a CDS encoding DUF4386 domain-containing protein, with amino-acid sequence MKQIAKISGIAYLMIFLSGFYANFSVLESLVDIHSPTVTLTNFVNGHSQFGYGLLGFVVMLFFDVLLVWSLFYLTQSVSRNLSFVASFFRLMHAIIFGIALSKLWRAYQLTAEVESAIDLELEVMNLVSDFDLVWTLGLLIFGLHLIVLGFLSLKSTFIPKIIGLFLLLAAMGYMLDSIAKLAYENYLVYRPYFEMGVVLTGVIGELSFTIWLLFKGLKKEKNYSTGKQVSR
- a CDS encoding 5-carboxymethyl-2-hydroxymuconate Delta-isomerase, producing the protein MPHFVIDCSENILNKKTPNEIIQRVYDSAEASGLFEDGDIKVRINPFKYYTIGNTRNDFMHIFANIMEGRSNLEKSDLSKRIVSELTSMLPEVPIISINIRDFEKATYCNKSMVEGK
- a CDS encoding Crp/Fnr family transcriptional regulator; translation: MYDHLIGNIKELVPLTEDESKLIQKSFEPVSLKKKQFLLQSGEYSNHMRFISEGCVKLFSIDELGAEHILQFGINGWWINDLYAYLTQKPATFFIQAITQSTVMQIHRDRLNDLFDEIHMMDRFFRIKTQNGYVALQERTINNMSQSAEQRYLEFIGRYRDIEQQIPQYMLASYLGVTPEHLSTIRKNLRDY
- a CDS encoding Gfo/Idh/MocA family protein — its product is MPSNRRKFIGQSFASLAGITATAMVPTHIFGHNLHNTSRPEEIILQPNKPSNTKESIRFSVIGLNHGHIYGMVDSLINGGGSLVAVYAKEPELLQQFTKRYPKAKIAKSENEIIEDNSIQLVASAAIPIERAPIGIRVMQSGKDFMADKPGILTLEQLKEVKKVQKETQRIYSIVYSERLGNPASVKAGELVSAGAIGKVVQTIGLGPHRMRPESRPDWFFDPEKAGGILCDIGSHQCDQFLFYTNSKQADVNFSQIGNFKNSDNPVYQDFGDMSVRSAHATGYIRIDWFTPEGLGTWGDGRTFILGTDGYIEMRKYIDIAGKEGGNHLFLVNQKETKYYDCSNIYMPYGEQLVNDVVHRTETAMTQEHCFLATELALKGQKMAHKLNV
- a CDS encoding DUF4256 domain-containing protein; amino-acid sequence: MIITKLTTKEQAAILEVLKTRFNQNMNRHKGLEWNAIENKFNYNPEKLWSLNEMEKTGGEPDVVDFDVESGAYIFFDCSAESPAGRRSACYDQEALESRKKFKPKHNAISMALAMGVDLMTEEDYRKLQKLGKFDTKTSSWIQTPSDIRLLGGALFADYRYGHVFVYHNGADSYYAARGFRGRLRV
- a CDS encoding NAD(P)H-dependent oxidoreductase; protein product: MNLIDNLNWRYATKMFDPKRKVSEQDLEYLKEAIRLSVSSYGLQLYKVLIIENDEIRAALRKASWDQSQITDASQLFVFCNYTLDYDRHVDDFIQRIMTALGNSSEGIIEYGEFIKTSIAKMSAEDRKSWSEKQTYLALNNLLIACAELKIDACPMEGFNNQAYNQILGLDELGLNAAVIAPVGYRSASDKTQNRKKVRKTKEELFQTA
- a CDS encoding class I SAM-dependent methyltransferase; translated protein: MKKEEIGNKIKKKPWPTKAAMEQVYEMKLWGGDNSDYYSGEGSHHPEILNPYIAVLTSFLSSFKEPLSVCDLGCGDFNVGKQLVRHTKKYTGIDIVPGLIARNRKKFEEGNLEFQCLDIAMDDLPSGDCAILRQVLQHLSNAEVHSVAGKLSKYKYVVITEHLPEGDFVPNKDIISGQGIRLKKQSGLNLLAPPFNLKVKEEKQLLSHVSNDGKGAIVTTLYSMF
- a CDS encoding DMT family transporter, whose amino-acid sequence is MNNSSLLLLSFSVGILVVIQGGINARLGVLLNSSLLATSAALIMSASFTLIAVFMTVRELPSTDQIQSIPAYMWFTGGALSFLAVTLFYYIIPRIGISTAVVFGLSGQIIFAAIAGHFGWFGMPLEPMTIKKIMGMLVMTLGIILIKY
- a CDS encoding cyclase family protein, giving the protein MKRTKIFIAILLFFQFLAIGQQHETVGKSPWGPKDQIGTLNMMTEASKLEVLSKISSGKTYDLSVDYFVGMPSFHSLGDPGYQYWLTHTPHGTIVDNPNGLGEKMNKKVSYTGDAISMYTHMGTHIDALNHFGLDGKIWNGYTPEEYLGDKGWKKTGAETIPPIIARGVLLDVANAKGPLPKNYRITSQDLQLTLEKQGMELKPGDVVLIRTGQAEFYEDAPHYLDNYPGIGLDAVKWLVEEKGIMLLGADNLSFEAFPPERKDNWVPVHTYLLAEKGVMFIEQLYLEKLSKDAVYEFAFIAASLKLRGASASPMRPIAIPMNMKE